A single genomic interval of Cupriavidus sp. MP-37 harbors:
- a CDS encoding Do family serine endopeptidase gives MLRRFWLFFAQAVTVVLAVWFVVATLKPEWLQRGRVAVQSGSPIVALKEVVPNVSGPAAEGSYSEAAQSAMPAVVNIFTSKNGNKRSPNPQAEDPWFRFFFGDRLPERQEPVSSLGSGVIVSAEGYILTNHHVVDGADEIEIALTDGRKANAKVVGSDPETDLAVLKVTLKDLPAITLGRLENVKVGDVVLAIGNPFGVGQTVTMGIVSALGRSHLGINTFENFIQTDAAINPGNSGGALVDAQGNLLGINTAIYSRSGGSLGIGFAIPVSTAKQVMESIISTGSVTRGWIGVEPQDMTPEIAESFGLDAKEGALIAAVVQGGPADKAGVRPGDVLTKVDGLSITDTTALLNAIAQLKPGVDIKMTVIRRGKPTDLTVTIGKRPPPPRRSLPFEEEE, from the coding sequence ATGTTGCGGCGCTTTTGGCTGTTCTTTGCCCAGGCTGTCACCGTCGTGCTGGCGGTCTGGTTCGTCGTGGCAACGCTCAAGCCTGAATGGCTGCAGAGGGGGCGCGTCGCGGTCCAGTCCGGGTCGCCCATCGTGGCGCTCAAGGAAGTCGTGCCCAACGTGTCCGGCCCTGCCGCCGAAGGGTCTTACAGTGAGGCCGCCCAGTCCGCCATGCCGGCGGTGGTCAATATCTTTACCAGCAAGAACGGCAACAAGCGCTCGCCCAATCCGCAGGCCGAGGATCCGTGGTTCCGCTTCTTCTTTGGCGACCGCCTGCCGGAACGGCAGGAGCCGGTGTCGAGCCTGGGATCAGGCGTGATTGTCAGTGCCGAGGGTTACATTCTAACCAACCACCACGTGGTCGACGGCGCCGACGAGATCGAGATCGCGCTGACCGATGGCCGCAAGGCCAATGCCAAGGTGGTCGGCTCGGACCCGGAGACGGATCTGGCGGTGCTGAAGGTGACGCTCAAGGACCTGCCCGCGATCACGCTGGGGCGGCTCGAGAACGTCAAGGTGGGCGATGTAGTGCTGGCCATCGGCAACCCGTTCGGCGTGGGCCAGACCGTGACGATGGGCATCGTGTCGGCGCTGGGGCGCAGTCATCTGGGCATCAATACCTTCGAAAACTTCATCCAGACCGACGCCGCGATCAATCCGGGCAATTCGGGCGGTGCGCTGGTCGATGCGCAGGGCAACCTGCTGGGCATCAACACGGCGATCTACTCGCGCTCGGGCGGCTCGCTGGGTATCGGCTTCGCCATTCCGGTATCGACGGCCAAGCAGGTGATGGAGTCGATTATCTCGACCGGCAGCGTGACGCGCGGCTGGATCGGCGTCGAGCCGCAGGACATGACACCGGAAATTGCCGAATCGTTTGGGCTCGATGCCAAGGAAGGCGCACTGATCGCCGCGGTGGTCCAGGGTGGCCCGGCGGACAAGGCCGGCGTGCGGCCCGGCGATGTGCTGACCAAGGTGGATGGCTTGTCGATCACCGACACCACGGCGCTCCTCAATGCCATTGCGCAGCTCAAGCCAGGCGTGGACATCAAGATGACGGTGATCCGCCGCGGCAAGCCGACGGACCTGACGGTCACCATCGGCAAGCGGCCCCCGCCGCCGCGGCGCTCGCTGCCGTTTGAAGAGGAAGAGTAA
- a CDS encoding Nif3-like dinuclear metal center hexameric protein yields MKTKELELYLNDLLEVSRYKDYCPNGLQVQGRSEITHVVTGVTASLALIDAAVEAGADAILVHHGYFWKNEDARVVGQKHARLKRLLGADVNLFAYHLPLDNHPEFGNNAQLGLQLGFTPTGRFSDDQLGWTGTLPAPMPLAALAAHVGGVLGREPLAIGAPEQMIRTVGWCTGGAQGYFDAAVAAGVDAYLSGEVSEQTTHLARESGVAYLAAGHHATERYGIRSLGEHVAERFGLRHTFIDIPNPV; encoded by the coding sequence ATGAAAACAAAAGAGCTTGAATTGTACTTGAACGACCTGTTGGAAGTTTCCCGTTACAAGGACTATTGTCCCAACGGGCTGCAAGTGCAAGGTCGCTCGGAGATCACACACGTGGTGACCGGCGTGACGGCAAGCCTGGCGCTGATCGACGCCGCCGTCGAGGCCGGCGCCGACGCCATCCTCGTGCATCACGGTTATTTCTGGAAAAACGAGGATGCGCGCGTGGTCGGGCAGAAGCATGCGCGCCTGAAGCGCCTGCTCGGGGCGGACGTCAATCTGTTCGCCTACCACTTGCCGCTGGATAATCACCCGGAATTCGGCAATAACGCCCAGCTTGGCCTGCAACTCGGCTTCACTCCCACCGGCCGCTTCAGCGATGACCAGCTCGGCTGGACCGGTACGCTGCCCGCGCCGATGCCGCTTGCCGCGCTGGCTGCGCATGTCGGCGGCGTGCTCGGCCGCGAACCGCTGGCGATCGGCGCGCCGGAGCAGATGATCCGCACCGTCGGCTGGTGCACGGGCGGGGCGCAAGGGTATTTCGATGCCGCGGTGGCTGCGGGAGTCGATGCTTATCTGAGCGGCGAAGTTTCGGAGCAGACCACGCACCTGGCACGCGAGAGCGGCGTGGCGTATCTGGCGGCGGGCCATCATGCGACCGAACGCTATGGCATTCGCTCGCTGGGCGAGCATGTGGCCGAACGCTTCGGCCTGCGCCATACCTTTATTGATATTCCGAATCCGGTCTGA
- the mscL gene encoding large conductance mechanosensitive channel protein MscL translates to MGMISEFRTFAVRGNVIDLAVGVIIGAAFGKIVDSVVNDLIMPLVGRVVGKLDFSSMFIALADPPPGTPLTLDALKKAGVPVFAYGNFLTIVVNFIILAFIIFLMVRAFNRMRAAEPPPPPAAPPEEVVLLREIRDSLKTR, encoded by the coding sequence ATGGGCATGATCTCGGAATTCAGAACCTTCGCCGTACGCGGCAACGTCATCGACCTGGCTGTCGGTGTGATCATCGGCGCGGCCTTCGGCAAGATCGTGGATTCGGTGGTCAACGACCTGATCATGCCGTTGGTGGGCCGGGTTGTGGGCAAGCTGGATTTCTCCAGCATGTTCATTGCTCTGGCGGATCCCCCTCCCGGGACACCGCTGACGCTCGATGCCTTGAAGAAGGCCGGCGTACCGGTATTTGCCTACGGCAATTTCCTGACCATCGTCGTCAACTTCATCATCCTGGCCTTCATCATCTTTCTGATGGTGCGCGCCTTCAACCGGATGCGTGCCGCAGAACCGCCGCCGCCGCCCGCCGCTCCGCCCGAGGAAGTCGTGCTGCTGCGCGAAATCCGCGACAGCCTGAAGACCCGCTGA
- the petA gene encoding ubiquinol-cytochrome c reductase iron-sulfur subunit, whose translation MSDQQDVKSVDKGRRNWLIATSVAGGVGGVAVAVPFVSTFAPSEKAKAAGAPVEADIGALKPGEMMTVEWRGKPVWIMRRTEEQLASLKKTDGEVADPNSEIPFTMQTPEYCKNETRSRPEHKDVLVVVGICSHLGCSPSGPFAPGANPQLGADPGFLCPCHGSTFDLAGRVFKNKPAPQNLDVPPYQFLSDSKIVIGKDEKGEA comes from the coding sequence ATGAGTGACCAGCAAGACGTGAAGAGCGTGGATAAAGGTCGCCGCAATTGGTTGATCGCGACATCCGTCGCTGGCGGCGTCGGAGGCGTGGCGGTAGCGGTTCCTTTCGTCAGTACCTTTGCACCATCGGAGAAGGCCAAGGCCGCGGGTGCCCCAGTCGAGGCGGATATCGGCGCCCTGAAGCCGGGCGAGATGATGACCGTCGAGTGGCGCGGCAAACCGGTCTGGATCATGCGGCGCACGGAGGAGCAACTGGCGTCGCTGAAGAAGACGGACGGCGAAGTGGCCGATCCCAATTCCGAAATCCCGTTCACCATGCAGACGCCCGAGTACTGCAAGAACGAAACCCGTTCGCGTCCCGAGCACAAGGACGTGCTGGTGGTAGTGGGCATCTGTTCCCATCTCGGCTGTTCTCCGTCGGGCCCCTTCGCCCCCGGTGCCAATCCTCAGCTCGGCGCTGATCCCGGTTTCCTCTGCCCCTGCCACGGCTCGACCTTCGACCTGGCCGGGCGCGTCTTCAAGAACAAGCCGGCTCCGCAGAATCTCGATGTTCCCCCCTACCAGTTCCTGTCCGACAGCAAGATCGTGATCGGCAAGGACGAGAAAGGAGAAGCCTGA